In Cucurbita pepo subsp. pepo cultivar mu-cu-16 chromosome LG04, ASM280686v2, whole genome shotgun sequence, the following are encoded in one genomic region:
- the LOC111792770 gene encoding B3 domain-containing protein At3g19184, with protein sequence MVESNLTYEECRRQRLEENKKRMEELNLNKLADALKSSSTKSSPTKQLKRPRQPHDISSFSVRRSSRFADKPPPNYKEVPIEPLPGNRSYKRTYQRRDLLNRVYASHEERQYAIDRARDLQSSLDSRYPSFVKPMLQSHVTGGFWLGLPVQFCKQHLPREDEMVILLDEDGNEFQTKYLAEKTGLSGGWRGFAIDHQLVDGDALVFHLTKPTEFKVYIIRAYNLEDKEDTNEDSDDTQSEKSGQRSTRSSGHKIMANNSEDKSDKCEDSEVSQLEKSGKRSTRSASKGKK encoded by the exons ATGGTGGAATCGAACCTGACTTACGAGGAATGCCGACGCCAGAGGTTGGAGGAGAATAAGAAGAGGATGGAAGAGCTTAATCTCAACAAGCTTGCCGATGCTCTGAAATCTTCCAGCACTAAATCCTCTCCG ACGAAACAGCTAAAGCGTCCTCGCCAACCACACGATATCTCGTCCTTCAGTGTTAGAAGGTCCAGCCGATTTGCGGATAAACCCCCTCCGAACTATAAGGAG GTGCCCATTGAACCACTTCCAGGTAACAGAAGTTATAAAAG GACATATCAACGGAGAGATTTGTTGAATCGGGTTTATGCTTCACATGAAGAAAGGCAATATGCTATTGACAGAGCACGAGACCTTCAATCTAGCCTGGATTCTAGATACCCAAGTTTTGTGAAGCCAATGCTTCAATCACATGTCACCGGGGGATTTTGGCTG GGTCTTCCAGTTCAATTTTGCAAGCAACACCTTCCCCGTGAGGATGAAATGGTTATTCTGCTGGACGAGGATGGAAATGAGTTCCAAACAAAATACCTTGCCGAGAAAACAGGTCTTAGTGGTGGTTGGAGAGGGTTTGCCATTGATCACCAGTTAGTAGATGGGGATGCTTTGGTGTTTCACTTAACTAAGCCAACTGAATTCAAG GTATATATCATCAGGGCGTACAATTTGGAAGACAAAGAAGATACCAATGAGGATTCCGATGATACCCAATCGGAAAAAAGTGGGCAAAGAAGTACCAGATCATCAGGGCACAAAATCATGGCAAATAATTCTGAAGATAAATCAGATAAATGCGAGGATTCCGAGGTCTCCCAACTCGAAAAGAGTGGCAAAAGAAGTACTAGATCAGCAAGTAAAG GGAAGAAGTAA
- the LOC111792780 gene encoding cyclin-dependent kinase inhibitor 7-like, with amino-acid sequence MGDCKRVMVRTAASNAGWMSKRRRIAGSPERLRPSTSQSDLSDGCLWLENATTSVSRLEKRNSVGVVAGGEMSDGFSADQFPVSCSSGNDCGKATGLKDAVKFEDLEPTKSFETVESTRVNGIQRESTPTSDLHGESDVMDTLAKSFLTEKQKRTDRPMKTPPIFEIEDFFAEAEKYEQKRFSEKYNFDIVMDVPLEGRYQWIRLKP; translated from the exons ATGGGTGATTGTAAGCGAGTTATGGTGAGGACGGCGGCGAGTAATGCTGGTTGGATGTCTAAGAGGAGGAGAATTGCCGGTTCGCCGGAGAGGTTGAGGCCGTCGACGTCTCAGTCTGACTTAAGCGACGGTTGTTTGTGGTTGGAGAATGCGACGACGTCTGTCTCGCGCTTGGAGAAGAGGAATTCCGTTGGCGTTGTCGCCGGAGGTGAGATGAGTGATGGTTTTTCAGCGGATCAGTTTCCTGTTTCTTGTAGCTCCGGTAACGACTGCGGCAAGGCCACCGGCCTGAAGGACGCCGTGAAATTCGAAGATCTGGAG CCGACCAAGAGCTTCGAAACCGTAGAGTCGACTCGCGTTAACGGCATTCAAAG AGAAAGCACTCCAACGAGCGATCTCCACGGAGAATCCGACGTAATGGACACACTAGCGAAGAGCTTCTTGACTGAGAAACAGAAGCGAACTGATCGTCCGATGAAGACGCCGCCGATTTTTGAGATTGAAGATTTCTTCGCCGAGGCGGAGAAGTACGAGCAGAAGCGCTTCTCAGAGAA GTACAACTTCGATATAGTGATGGATGTGCCATTGGAAGGACGATACCAGTGGATTCGTCTGAAGCCATGA
- the LOC111792740 gene encoding pentatricopeptide repeat-containing protein At2g15690, mitochondrial-like produces MASLMAVRRARTPILISFFFKVRSSLPSRFTFSCGNQTETLIKALCTSATPNDFSNFPPPPQQRSSSDPRFLQGQWGSPNQVHSRSGNFNNQSFSEFQNRDYVPQGSSNNQMNYRSENQSSHPNPGFSRQGQGYSQAGNPNSWNPPNQSYPQYQNPPQPNAQHFNYQQQRSPNQWNNQNQGYPQFGRPGQGNPQVENSYQLNNQAGVQGHGSQNQALNPSVSPTDELRRFCEEGKIKEAVELLKEGVKADADCFLVLFDLCGKSNSFDNAKVVHDYFLQSTYRSDLQLNNKVLEMYGKCGSMSDARRVFDHMPDRNIDSWHLMIKGYAENGLGDEGLELFESMKKLGLQPNSQTFLYVMRACASASAIEEGFMYFESMKSDYQINPDLDHYLGLLGVLGEPGHMNEAFEYVEKLPMEPTVEIWETLKNYARIHGDVDLEDYAEELIVDLGPTKAASSKKIPTPPPKRRSAISMLDGKNRISEFRNPTLYKDDEKLKALKAMKEQGYVPDTRYVLHDIDQEAKEQALLYHSERLAIAYGLISTPARTPLRIIKNLRICGDCHNAIKIMSRIVGRELIVRDNKRFHHFKDGKCSCGDYW; encoded by the coding sequence ATGGCGTCTCTCATGGCGGTCCGGCGTGCTCGAACCCCCATTCTtatctccttcttcttcaaggTACGGTCTTCTCTCCCTTCTCGTTTTACATTTTCTTGCGGAAACCAGACAGAGACTCTAATCAAAGCCCTATGCACCTCGGCAACCCCTAATGATTTCTCAAATTTCCCTCCACCGCCGCAACAACGTTCTTCATCCGATCCTCGATTTCTTCAGGGCCAATGGGGCTCACCGAACCAAGTTCATTCTCGGAGTGGGAATTTTAATAATCAGTCGTTCTCGGAGTTTCAGAATCGCGACTATGTTCCACAGGGAAGCTCTAATAATCAAATGAATTATCGGAGTGAGAACCAGAGCTCTCACCCGAATCCTGGATTTTCCCGGCAGGGTCAGGGCTATTCTCAAGCCGGTAACCCTAATTCGTGGAATCCTCCGAATCAGAGCTACCCGCAGTATCAAAATCCTCCGCAGCCGAACGCTCAACATTTCAATTATCAGCAACAAAGAAGCCCCAACCAATGGAACAATCAAAATCAGGGATACCCACAATTTGGAAGGCCTGGGCAGGGGAACCCACAAGTAGAGAATTCTTATCAGTTGAATAATCAAGCTGGGGTTCAAGGGCATGGTTCTCAAAATCAAGCACTAAATCCCTCTGTATCTCCTACTGATGAACTGCGGCGCTTTTGTGAAGAGGGAAAGATTAAAGAAGCTGTTGAGTTGTTGAAAGAGGGTGTTAAAGCTGATGCTGATTGTTTCCTTGTGTTGTTTGATCTGTGTGGGAAATCAAATTCATTCGACAATGCTAAAGTAGTTCATGATTACTTTTTACAGTCAACTTATAGAAGCGATTTGCAATTGAATAATAAAGTTCTTGAGATGTATGGGAAATGTGGAAGCATGAGTGATGCACGGAGGGTGTTCGACCATATGCCTGACAGGAATATTGACTCTTGGCATTTGATGATAAAAGGATATGCAGAGAATGGATTGGGTGATGAGGGTCTGGAGTTATTTGAGAGTATGAAGAAGCTGGGATTGCAACCCAATTCACAAACATTTCTTTATGTAATGCGAGCTTGTGCTAGTGCGAGTGCTATAGAAGAAGGATTTATGTACTTTGAGTCAATGAAAAGTGATTATCAAATCAACCCAGATCTGGATCATTATTTGGGGCTCTTGGGTGTCCTTGGAGAACCTGGGCACATGAACGAAGCTTTCGAGTACGTCGAAAAACTGCCCATGGAGCCGACGGTTGAGATATGGGAGACTTTGAAAAACTATGCTAGAATTCATGGAGATGTTGATCTTGAAGACTATGCAGAGGAGCTAATTGTGGATCTGGGCCCGACGAAAGCTGCCTCGAGTAAGAAGATACCTACACCACCTCCCAAAAGGCGGTCTGCAATTAGCATGCTTGATGGGAAGAACAGGATTAGTGAATTCAGAAATCCAACTCTCTACAAAGATGACGAGAAGTTGAAGGCTTTAAAGGCAATGAAAGAACAAGGGTATGTTCCTGATACTCGATACGTTCTTCACGATATCGATCAGGAGGCCAAAGAACAGGCATTGCTATATCATAGTGAACGATTGGCAATCGCATACGGGTTGATCAGTACTCCGGCACGAACACCTCTTAGGATTATTAAGAACTTAAGGATATGTGGTGACTGTCACAACGccatcaaaatcatgtctagaattgttgggagagagttaATTGTGAGGGACAACAAACGGTTCCATCATTTTAAGGATGGTAAATGTTCTTGTGGGGATTACTGGTAA